tcattattagtattgttactattattattattattattattattgttatttttattattattaatattattattattattactattatcttattattattattattattattgttattatcattattactatttttattataataaggataataataataataataataataataataataataataataataatgataataataataatattaataataataataattataataataataataataatgataataataataacaataataataataataataataataataataataataataataataataataatgataataataataataataataataataataaaataataataataacgagaacaagaacaacaataaagtaataatgataataataataataacattaataataataataataataataataataaaaataaaaataataatgataatattgataataataacaacaattgttgcaggtattattattattattatcatcattattattattattatcattattattattattgttgttattatagcatGTCTGCATTGTCTTCCTTgcccctttctctgtccctccatCCATCATTTCTGTTGAGCTAAGATATTTAAATTCTGTCACTTTGTCTAGCTTATCGCCTTTCAACTCGCACGCCATCCCTGGGTCCTCCATAAACAGGTACTCTGCCTTCTTTCTGCTCACTCGCCTACCCCGATCTTGCACAACCGCTCTCCACTCTTCCAACCCCACATCCACCTCTTCCTTCGTTTCGCCACTCTGCACATCATTAGCAAAGAGTATGTCCCATTGAGCTTCCTTCTGTGCACTCTTCGTTACAGAGTCTATGAAAATGGCAAATAGGAATGGGGCTGTGTTCTGACCCCTGGTGTAGaccaataataacatcaacatctATTAACATACTATACAGCTCTCCTAGGCCTACTCAGTACTGCTAAAATGGCGTCGGTAGTACTTCTGCCGGGAATAAAGCCAACCTGCTCATCCGATATTTACCCTTCTGATGCGGGCCATAGATTCGGTAATAAGCACATCAGACAGGCATGTTTTAGGGGGTGGAACACTAGCGATAAACTGCCAGACGTATGAgtaaaatgcacacatacacatacagatatgtgtgtgagtatgtgtgtatgtttgtgtgtgtgtgtgtgtgtgtgtgtgtgtgtgtgtgtgtgtgtgtgtgtgtgtgtgtgtgtgtgtatatatatatatatatatatatatatatatatatatatatatatatattatatatatatacatatatatataaatatatatatatatatatatatattatatatatatatatatatatatatatatatatatatatatacatatatatatatacacacacaaaaaaacacacacacacaaacacacacacaccacacacacacacacacacacacacacacacacacacacacacacacacacatgtatatatatccctctaaccccaaaccccatccttacccattctaacaccctaaatcctcctctcccacatcacgcACCTCCGTCCCTCAACCCCTCCGCTGCAAGCCTAAAATTTATGCACGTTaaaatgcatgggctcattataatagAGTGCGTATGTGCGCCCATGCAGatgctgttcaaacgtttgtgttCGAGTATGAGTGCGTATGCATGGATGCGcaagtgtatgggtgtgtgtgtacgtgtccatgtggtgtgtatgcaagagaagcaatatatacgtaGCTATGTATATCtattggtatatgtgtatatatttatatgcatgtatatgtatggatgtatgtgtgcaaatgtatgtgtatatataagtatgtatataagtacgtgtgtgtatatatgcgtatatatgtatataagtacgtatgtacgtatgtatgtatatgtatacgtatatatgtacgtttgtgtgtatatgtatgtgtgtgcgtgtatgagtacgtatatatgtatgtgtgtatatatatgtgcatgtacaggtatattgAGAAAAACCTGCTAAcagggataggaaacagaggaagaggcaaaccgaagacaagactgagcgacaacatcaaagatatttgcgggctgtcgatggtacaagtggaaagaaaagcgtaagatcgagtttagtggcgaaggatggtggagaggtccacggctgctcaaacatgagcataccgttattgatgatgacaggtatattcatatatatgtgggcAATGTTGGtaacgaccatagaatggtcagaggccaaattaaattacacctcagtggggaaaggagtaaactcatacgaaaactgcAGCTAATTTGGCTAACTTGAAgatcagagcgacagaatttaaccttaacatccaaaacagatattcacttctcaacattaaccaaatcaacaaacagttcagtgacataataaagggagctgcacttgaagtaggcagtaagaacgtTAAGCGAacctccagcaagttctcggttaTGGGGGAAAANNNNNNNNNNNNNNNNNNNNNNNNNNNNNNNNNNNNNNNNNNNNNNNNNNNNNNNNNNNNNNNNNNNNNNNNNNNNNNNNNNNNNNNNNNNNNNNNNNNNCCGGAGGAAACACacaaaaggttttactgctaTAGGCACACaattacactacaatatatacacataaccaaatatgtacaatcaggagcgtgggggagagagaggatccagcggagcaggcgaggtcacatggtgGAAGGGAGCACAGAAGTCAAAAGTCACGGGAAAACTgcataatttttggctggtgcccCTTTTATTTGCcacgccgatgtaaaggcccgataccctcgttccccacgaggcgtacgagccaaccggaaaggacctaagcccgcctcacagagtgaggtaaacatcgtcgaaggtccagagtaatgtCGCAGTTGTGACAGACATGTAGATCTTCTATTAGATTATTTCATTTGGCTGTAGGTGTGCTGGCGCGCGCGCCCGCGTGCTTGCATATGagcgctcttgtgtgtgtgtgtgtgtgtgtgtgtgtgtgtgtgtgtgtgtgtgtttgtgttttagtgtgtttgtgtgttgtgtgtctgttataatatatatatatcatcatcatcctaagtcaatccactgcaggatgtaggcctctcccaatcttttccaactttgtctgtcttgtgttttttgttttcagtctcggcccccaaatttcgcaatttcgtcgcgccatcttgtcactggtctggtccttggcctctttatatcaTCTATAACCCCAGTCTGTTGCTTTCTTTGTCCACCTGTTGTCCTGTCACCGATgtgtatgacctgcccattgccattttttctctttgaagtatatcttccacttttgtctgttccctgatccacgttgccCTCATCTGATCTCTAATTTCCagatcaacctctccatccctctctgggcacttattagtttcctctccagtaatttggttgcagtccatgtttctgaGCCATAGGTCATAAATGGtaagacacattggttaaagatttttctttttaaacattatggcaaagagcctcttagtatgctacggTGTCTGCCAAAGGTGCTTAAACCTCGACTGAtgtgtcacttaatttcctctttgctagatgtgtttgtctgtatgagttgccctaagTATAtaacttgtccactacctctagcgctttgccttgtacatgtatctgttcgaattgaactctactgttgaacataatcttagtctttttcttgttcatcttaagtccaatttttactctttctctgttcagatcgtttattagttgctacaTTTcacttgcagattcactgaagacaacaatgtcatctgcaaatcttagcgtgtttaggtattcgtctccaattttgatgccctttccattccattctagcttttttaatatatcctcaagacaagctgtaaacagttttcctgagatggtatcgccctgtctaacacctttttaaattggtattttgttgattttcgtttggagcttgatggctgctgtagcatcttcgtatatatcttccaatattttaaaatataactcctctactccctgtcttctgATAGCTTCTAGTTCTGccggtatttgtacagagtcaaatttctctttgtaatatataaatgccatacacaggggtttcctacatttattttttctctcatttaggTGAGAGTGtgaatgtggtctgttgttgagaatccgcTGGAAGCCTGCCTATTctttaggctggttagaatccagactgttagagatacgagttgtgatgacttttgtgaata
The Penaeus monodon isolate SGIC_2016 chromosome 9, NSTDA_Pmon_1, whole genome shotgun sequence DNA segment above includes these coding regions:
- the LOC119576671 gene encoding uncharacterized protein LOC119576671; its protein translation is MLMLLLVYTRGQNTAPFLFAIFIDSVTKSAQKEAQWDILFANDVQSGETKEEVDVGLEEWRAVVQDRGRRVSRKKAEYLFMEDPGMACELKGDKLDKVTEFKYLSSTEMMDGGTEKGFKNLGVHISRLISETPMDNINRNALGTLT